The following proteins are co-located in the Peromyscus maniculatus bairdii isolate BWxNUB_F1_BW_parent chromosome 23, HU_Pman_BW_mat_3.1, whole genome shotgun sequence genome:
- the Hspb1 gene encoding heat shock protein beta-1 — MTERRVPFSLLRSPSWEPFRDWYPAHSRLFDQAFGVPRLPDEWSQWFSSAAWPGYVRPLPAATAEGPAAVALAAPLAAPLAVPPFTRALNRQLSSGVSEIRQTADRWRVSLDVNHFAPEELTVKTKEGVVEITGKHEERQDEHGYISRCFTRKYTLPPGVDPTLVSSSLSPEGTLTVEAPLPKAATQSAEITIPVTFEARAQIGGSEAGKSEQSAAK; from the exons ATGACCGAGCGCCGCGTGCCCTTCTCGCTGCTGCGGAGCCCCAGCTGGGAACCATTCCGGGACTGGTACCCGGCCCACAGCCGCCTCTTCGATCAAGCCTTCGGGGTGCCTCGCTTGCCCGATGAGTGGTCGCAGTGGTTCAGCTCGGCGGCTTGGCCCGGCTACGTGCGCCCGCTGCCCGCCGCGACCGCCGAGGGCCCCGCTGCGGTGGCCCTGGCCGCGCCCCTGGCCGCTCCCCTGGCTGTGCCCCCCTTCACTCGTGCGCTCAACCGGCAGCTGAGCAGCGGCGTCTCGGAGATCCGGCAGACGGCCGATCGCTGGCGTGTGTCCCTGGACGTCAACCACTTCGCTCCGGAGGAGCTCACGGTCAAGACCAAGGAAGGCGTGGTGGAGATCACCG GCAAGCACGAAGAAAGGCAGGATGAACATGGCTACATCTCTCGGTGCTTTACCCGGAAATACAC GCTGCCTCCCGGTGTGGACCCCACCCTGGTGTCCTCTTCCCTATCCCCCGAGGGCACACTGACCGTGGAGGCTCCGCTGCCCAAGGCAGCCACACAATCAGCGGAGATCACCATTCCGGTCACTTTCGAGGCCCGCGCCCAGATCGGGGGCTCCGAAGCTGGGAAGTCGGAACAGTCTGCAGCCAAGTAG